A window of the Comamonas sp. Y33R10-2 genome harbors these coding sequences:
- a CDS encoding DUF2799 domain-containing protein: protein MVVVTIMPMQARIRFSLALCFALVLSGCSTMDAQECKDTDWAYLGQLDAMDGKQDINTRAKRHFRSCKDKGVQMDARAYQQGWMRGLRDFCTPQSGKAYAEAGNKYQYGYCPAQVEGAFLQGYSPVREIIESKEHASELERRISAKKKELREARDAKNSASHIAYVQKDLRDLQLELVQLKFKLAQ, encoded by the coding sequence ATGGTCGTTGTTACCATCATGCCCATGCAAGCAAGAATTCGTTTTTCTCTGGCACTGTGTTTTGCTCTGGTGCTGTCGGGTTGCAGCACCATGGATGCACAGGAGTGCAAAGACACCGACTGGGCCTATCTGGGGCAGCTCGATGCCATGGATGGTAAGCAAGATATCAACACCCGCGCCAAGCGCCATTTCAGAAGCTGCAAGGACAAGGGTGTGCAGATGGACGCTCGCGCCTATCAGCAAGGCTGGATGCGTGGCCTGCGTGACTTCTGCACGCCACAGAGCGGCAAGGCCTATGCCGAGGCGGGCAACAAGTATCAGTACGGCTACTGTCCTGCTCAAGTCGAGGGGGCCTTTTTGCAAGGCTATAGCCCCGTGCGTGAAATCATTGAATCCAAGGAGCATGCGAGCGAGCTGGAGCGCCGCATCAGCGCCAAGAAAAAAGAATTACGCGAAGCACGGGATGCGAAGAACAGTGCCAGCCATATTGCCTATGTCCAGAAAGACCTGCGTGATTTGCAGCTGGAGCTGGTGCAGCTCAAGTTCAAACTGGCACAGTAG
- a CDS encoding YbaK/EbsC family protein, with translation MCGSELHALPEGVQRLSRFLQDAGHPHAPQMLDGAARTAQEAADQLGILVGQVAKCIIFRRRIDGVAVLVVTSGDKRVDEKKVEELVGKIGRADADFVKASTGFSIGGVSPVAHATKVVTLMDAELKRFDTVWAAAGHPYGVFPASPEQLQQLTDAPWSDVVVQA, from the coding sequence ATGTGTGGGTCAGAACTTCATGCGCTGCCGGAAGGTGTGCAGCGCCTCAGCCGCTTTTTGCAGGATGCCGGTCATCCTCATGCGCCGCAGATGCTGGATGGCGCTGCGCGAACTGCACAAGAGGCCGCCGATCAGCTCGGTATTCTGGTCGGTCAGGTGGCCAAGTGCATCATCTTCAGGCGCAGGATTGATGGCGTGGCCGTGCTGGTGGTGACATCGGGCGACAAGCGTGTGGATGAGAAAAAAGTGGAAGAACTGGTGGGAAAGATTGGCCGCGCCGATGCCGACTTCGTGAAAGCCAGTACCGGATTTTCGATTGGCGGCGTCAGCCCCGTGGCGCATGCCACCAAGGTTGTTACTTTGATGGATGCAGAGCTCAAGCGCTTTGATACGGTGTGGGCTGCCGCTGGGCACCCTTATGGTGTGTTTCCCGCGTCCCCTGAGCAGTTGCAGCAACTGACGGATGCGCCCTGGTCAGACGTGGTGGTGCAGGCATGA
- a CDS encoding DUF1289 domain-containing protein — protein MSTEIFQDQQEQQAQQLVQLANKAEVALVWAEADQPVASPCINVCRMTEDRSHCQGCFRTIDEIRAWSKGDSTLRLEIWGKLLQRAGLKDPREAEI, from the coding sequence ATGAGTACAGAAATTTTTCAAGATCAACAAGAGCAGCAAGCACAGCAACTGGTGCAGCTGGCCAACAAGGCCGAAGTGGCGCTGGTCTGGGCCGAGGCCGATCAACCCGTGGCATCGCCCTGCATCAATGTCTGCCGCATGACGGAAGATCGCAGCCACTGCCAGGGTTGCTTCAGAACCATTGATGAAATTCGTGCTTGGTCCAAAGGCGACAGCACGTTGCGTCTGGAGATTTGGGGCAAGCTGCTGCAGCGCGCGGGTCTCAAAGATCCACGCGAAGCTGAAATCTGA